ATCGGTCACCGGACGCAGCCACATGAACCTCCCAGCCCTGCTCTTTGAACCATTTTAAATAAGGCAAATGAAAAGCTTTAAAATGATAGTCAACGGTTGCGCAAAACAGTATCCTTTTATTCATTTCACACTCCCTCCTATTGTTTAGCAATCTGATACTCATTAACTTTCTGAACAAGATACTCCAGCAAACCATCGTGCAATTCTTCGTTTTTCAGTGCAAAGTCAATGGTCGTTTGAATAAAGCCCATTTTTTCACCCACGTCATAGCGTGTGCCCTCAAATTCGTAGGCATAGACTGCTTCAGATTTATTTAAAGCAGCAATGGCATCCGTCAATTGAATTTCATTGCCTGCCCCAGGCTTTTGCTCACTGAGCAGATCCATAATGCCCGGTGTCAGTATGTACCGGCCAAGGATCGCAAGGTTTGATGGTGCCAGGTGAATTTCAGGTTTTTCAACAAGTTCTTCGATATAAAATAACCTGTCATTCACTGGTCTTCCGTCTACTATGCCGTACCTCGAGACTTCCTGTTCCTTTACTTTCTGCACGCCTACAATAGAGGCATTGTACCTTGCGTACACATCCAGAAGTTGCTTTAAGCAAGGCGTTTGGGCCTGTACAATGTCATCTCCCAGCAAGACTGCAAATGGTTCATTTCCAATAAACTTTCTCGCACACCAGATGGCATGACCAAGCCCTTTTGGTTCCTTTTGACGAATATAATGAATATCAACGAGTCTTGAGGAATGCTGAACGACATCTAAAAGATCGAACTTACCCTTTTCATATAGATTTTGTTCAAGCTCAAATGAATGATCAAAATGATCCTCAATTGCTCTTTTACCTTTGCCTGTGACGATGATAATATCTTCAATCCCGGCTGCGATTGCCTCCTCCACAATGTACTGAATGGTTGGCTTATCAACAATTGGAAGCATTTCTTTGGGCATCGCTTTAGTTGCGGGTAAGAACCTGGTTCCCAATCCGGCTGCCGGAATAATAGCTTTTCTCACTTTCAATTCCATCCACCCCTATCCTGATATTGGCAAACTCGAAATTTTACGGTTAGAAATTTCAAGTAGTGCATGTCTGATTGCATCCGGATGCATCGTTTCATAATGCAATATCAACTGATTAATTTCTGTAAGATACAATCCTGACGTTTTCCCCGTATAGATTTTCGGGTAGACTTGATCCGGATTCACTTCATCTTCATTTAACAGTTCTTCGTAAAGCTTTTCACCCGGTCTTATTCCAATGAACTCAATTCCAATCTCTTCTATTGAATAACCGGAGAGCTTAATCATATTTCTTGCCAAATCTACAATTTTAACCGGATCGCCCATATCAAGAACAAATATTTCTCCACCTTTGGCTAATGCTCCAGATTGGATAACGAGCCTTGAGGCCTCAGGGATGGTCATAAAATATCGAATCATATCAGGGTGAGTAACTGTCACCGGCCCTCCCTGTTCAATTTGTTGCTTAAAATGCGGAATGACACTACCTCTGCTTCCAAGAACATTTCCAAAGCGGACAGCGGCAAAGATGGTTTCACTTCCCTGATTCATTTGCTGTACGATCATTTCTGCAAGTCTTTTTGAAGCACCCATTACACTTGTTGGATTCACTGCTTTATCAGTTGAAATCATAATAAATATTTCAACACCTGCCTGGTGAGCTGCCTGCGCTGTATTTTTTGTACCTATGATATTGTTTTTTACAGCTTCCTCCGGATTTTTTTCCATAAGTGGAACATGTTTGTGCGCTGCAGCATGATATACGATGTCTGGACGATAATGGTTCATGATATGCAATATCCGTTTAAAGTCCTGCACGTCTGCAATCTCAGTGTAAAGCTGAATACCCGAAACCCTTAATGAACCAATCATTTCCATTTCGATTTTGTAAATACTGTTTTCACCATGTCCAAGAAGAATGATGGTGTCTGGTTGAAACTTCGCTACCTGGCGGACAATCTCTGATCCGATTGAACCACCTGCGCCCGTAACCAATACCGTTTTTCCATTTAATTTGGAAGAAATTTTCTCCAAGTCAAGTTCCACAGGGTCTCTTCCGAGTAAATCTTCCACCTGAACATCCCGGGCCTGATAAACAGATACTTTCCCCGAAACGAGATCTTCAATCATAGGTAAAATCTTAGTTTCTGCTTCGGTTTTTGCACACTGCTCGAAGATGACGTTCAACTGCCTCTTACTCAGTGAAGGAATGGCAATAATAATATTATCGATCATATATTCTCTCACGTTTTTTTCAATATCAGCTACGCATCCTACAACCGGAATTCCCAAAATGTCTAGATTCTGTTTTCTTGGATTGTCATCAATAAAAGCAACAGGGAGCATATCTCCGTCCTGACTTTGGATAAGCTGTCTTGCGATCATTGTACCTGCTGAGCCTGCTCCGATGATTAACGTCCGTTTTTTATCATCATGTCGGCGAATGACACGATCACGAAACAATCTCCAAGCAAACCTTGAACCACCGATAAAAAACAAGTGAAGTAACAAAGTCACTGCAA
The sequence above is drawn from the Jeotgalibacillus aurantiacus genome and encodes:
- the galU gene encoding UTP--glucose-1-phosphate uridylyltransferase GalU, with translation MELKVRKAIIPAAGLGTRFLPATKAMPKEMLPIVDKPTIQYIVEEAIAAGIEDIIIVTGKGKRAIEDHFDHSFELEQNLYEKGKFDLLDVVQHSSRLVDIHYIRQKEPKGLGHAIWCARKFIGNEPFAVLLGDDIVQAQTPCLKQLLDVYARYNASIVGVQKVKEQEVSRYGIVDGRPVNDRLFYIEELVEKPEIHLAPSNLAILGRYILTPGIMDLLSEQKPGAGNEIQLTDAIAALNKSEAVYAYEFEGTRYDVGEKMGFIQTTIDFALKNEELHDGLLEYLVQKVNEYQIAKQ
- a CDS encoding nucleoside-diphosphate sugar epimerase/dehydratase, giving the protein MSYKQRLSLFILVDTTIVLMSVFFSGFLVNASIEVLTAPIVLTAVVLVSGHLIFSFRYHLYKKAWEYASIGELSAICKTVFFSVILAGGIQQFVFQEMFFRMLAVTLLLHLFFIGGSRFAWRLFRDRVIRRHDDKKRTLIIGAGSAGTMIARQLIQSQDGDMLPVAFIDDNPRKQNLDILGIPVVGCVADIEKNVREYMIDNIIIAIPSLSKRQLNVIFEQCAKTEAETKILPMIEDLVSGKVSVYQARDVQVEDLLGRDPVELDLEKISSKLNGKTVLVTGAGGSIGSEIVRQVAKFQPDTIILLGHGENSIYKIEMEMIGSLRVSGIQLYTEIADVQDFKRILHIMNHYRPDIVYHAAAHKHVPLMEKNPEEAVKNNIIGTKNTAQAAHQAGVEIFIMISTDKAVNPTSVMGASKRLAEMIVQQMNQGSETIFAAVRFGNVLGSRGSVIPHFKQQIEQGGPVTVTHPDMIRYFMTIPEASRLVIQSGALAKGGEIFVLDMGDPVKIVDLARNMIKLSGYSIEEIGIEFIGIRPGEKLYEELLNEDEVNPDQVYPKIYTGKTSGLYLTEINQLILHYETMHPDAIRHALLEISNRKISSLPISG